In Helianthus annuus cultivar XRQ/B chromosome 3, HanXRQr2.0-SUNRISE, whole genome shotgun sequence, a single window of DNA contains:
- the LOC110929356 gene encoding serine/threonine-protein kinase-like protein CCR2 isoform X1, with product MGSQSEYSTSLESSPAGETVIVVMNGNKGKGSLDALEWAIKYIVGPKDTVVVLGVLPEIGKKSNPSCLPFHIGIGSSGIYIKLEFSNNEMTSSELHIEIERKKREYQKFLEPYYHHCKKREVKLDIRLAAGLESKSITIEEAQKLDPRWIVLDGYFKRDKEYIHKHVDCHVALLKSKGVATLIPSKITDPKCEEWQIVCRRIDDHALTAVDFVEEPHSPKQALASPSSYGLSWRTGFQRTFTLGEIEEITNGFNNVILKDHLRIAYGGVFGESPVTVICFPADDQAVFLLKIASRVRHRSILSLIGYCCIGDSVYLICDCPQGSLEACLLCDQAATKLLWKTRWDIALEIGTAIEYLHEEFVDGSIVNLSICSSHVGLGGSSCGMLCIYEPTIKQLKLDDDPMKSSDIDKNEYLRADIKDYGVLLLELISGQSRRLFEKDGQSLVDWALPLLEKNLLSQLFDPRLTEPSDSQVAHMARAALACLKNGSSPYLNISKVLAIVRGDQ from the exons ATGGGTTCACAGTCGGAATATTCAACTTCCTTGGAATCATCTCCGGCAGGAGAGACTGTGATTGTGGTGATGAATGGGAATAAGGGGAAAGGAAGCCTGGATGCTTTAGAGTGGGCGATTAAGTATATCGTTGGCCCGAAAGATACGGTTGTCGTTCTCGGAGTCTTGCCGGAGATCGGAAAGAAATCGAACCCCTCTTGTTTGCCTTTTCACATTGGAATTGGAAGCTCCGGCATCT ATATAAAACTCGAGTTCTCAAACAACGAAATGACATCATCAGAACTCCATATAGAGATCGAGAGAAAGAAGAGAGAATACCAAAAATTTCTGGAGCCCTACTACCACCATTGTAAGAAGAGAGAG GTGAAGTTAGATATAAGACTGGCTGCAGGGCTGGAATCCAAGAGTATAACTATCGAAGAAGCACAGAAGCTTGATCCTCGATGGATCGTGTTAGACGG CTACTTCAAGAGAGATAAAGAATACATACACAAGCATGTAGACTGTCATGTGGCTTTGTTGAAGTCAAAAGGAGTAGCAACCTTAATCCCATCAAAGATCACAGATCCAAAGTGTGAAGAATGGCAAATTGTTTGTAGAAGAATAGATGATCATGCGTTGACCGCCGTTGACTTTGTGGAAGAACCACATTCGCCAAAACAAGCTCTAGCATCGCCTTCTTCATACGGATTGTCATGGAGAACAGGATTCCAGAGAACTTTCACTCTTGGAGAGATTGAGGAAATTACAAATGGATTCAACAATGTCATCCTTAAGGATCATCTTAGGATAGCTTACGGAGGTGTCTTTGGAGAATCTCCTGTTACTGTTATTTGTTTCCCTGCAGATGAtcaagcagtttttcttctcaaaATCGCTTCTCGTGTTCGCCATAGAAGTATCCTGAGTTTAATTGGTTACTGTTGCATTGGTGATTCGGTCTACTTGATCTGTGATTGTCCACAAGGTTCACTTGAAGCTTGCTTGTTGT GTGACCAGGCAGCAACAAAGCTTTTGTGGAAAACCCGGTGGGATATCGCTCTAGAGATCGGTACAGCCATTGAGTACCTCCATGAGGAGTTCGTAGATGGCTCAATTGTAAATCTATCCATTTGTTCATCTCACGTTGGACTTGGTGGTAGCTCGTGTGGCATG CTATGTATCTATGAACCAACAATAAAGCAGTTGAAGCTTGATGATGATCCTATGAA AAGCTCGGATATCGACAAAAATGAATACCTTAGAGCCGATATAAAAGATTACGGGGTTCTCTTGTTAGAGCTCATATCAGGACAGAGTAGGCGACTGTTCGAGAAAGATGGTCAAAGCCTCGTTGATTGG GCATTACCGCTTCTGGAGAAGAATTTATTAAGCCAGTTGTTCGATCCAAGGTTAACCGAGCCGAGTGATTCTCAAGTGGCTCATATGGCTCGAGCCGCATTGGCATGTCTAAAGAACGGCTCGAGCCCATATCTTAATATCAGTAAG GTGTTGGCAATTGTACGGGGCGATCAATAA
- the LOC110929356 gene encoding serine/threonine-protein kinase-like protein CCR2 isoform X2, translating to MNGNKGKGSLDALEWAIKYIVGPKDTVVVLGVLPEIGKKSNPSCLPFHIGIGSSGIYIKLEFSNNEMTSSELHIEIERKKREYQKFLEPYYHHCKKREVKLDIRLAAGLESKSITIEEAQKLDPRWIVLDGYFKRDKEYIHKHVDCHVALLKSKGVATLIPSKITDPKCEEWQIVCRRIDDHALTAVDFVEEPHSPKQALASPSSYGLSWRTGFQRTFTLGEIEEITNGFNNVILKDHLRIAYGGVFGESPVTVICFPADDQAVFLLKIASRVRHRSILSLIGYCCIGDSVYLICDCPQGSLEACLLCDQAATKLLWKTRWDIALEIGTAIEYLHEEFVDGSIVNLSICSSHVGLGGSSCGMLCIYEPTIKQLKLDDDPMKSSDIDKNEYLRADIKDYGVLLLELISGQSRRLFEKDGQSLVDWALPLLEKNLLSQLFDPRLTEPSDSQVAHMARAALACLKNGSSPYLNISKVLAIVRGDQ from the exons ATGAATGGGAATAAGGGGAAAGGAAGCCTGGATGCTTTAGAGTGGGCGATTAAGTATATCGTTGGCCCGAAAGATACGGTTGTCGTTCTCGGAGTCTTGCCGGAGATCGGAAAGAAATCGAACCCCTCTTGTTTGCCTTTTCACATTGGAATTGGAAGCTCCGGCATCT ATATAAAACTCGAGTTCTCAAACAACGAAATGACATCATCAGAACTCCATATAGAGATCGAGAGAAAGAAGAGAGAATACCAAAAATTTCTGGAGCCCTACTACCACCATTGTAAGAAGAGAGAG GTGAAGTTAGATATAAGACTGGCTGCAGGGCTGGAATCCAAGAGTATAACTATCGAAGAAGCACAGAAGCTTGATCCTCGATGGATCGTGTTAGACGG CTACTTCAAGAGAGATAAAGAATACATACACAAGCATGTAGACTGTCATGTGGCTTTGTTGAAGTCAAAAGGAGTAGCAACCTTAATCCCATCAAAGATCACAGATCCAAAGTGTGAAGAATGGCAAATTGTTTGTAGAAGAATAGATGATCATGCGTTGACCGCCGTTGACTTTGTGGAAGAACCACATTCGCCAAAACAAGCTCTAGCATCGCCTTCTTCATACGGATTGTCATGGAGAACAGGATTCCAGAGAACTTTCACTCTTGGAGAGATTGAGGAAATTACAAATGGATTCAACAATGTCATCCTTAAGGATCATCTTAGGATAGCTTACGGAGGTGTCTTTGGAGAATCTCCTGTTACTGTTATTTGTTTCCCTGCAGATGAtcaagcagtttttcttctcaaaATCGCTTCTCGTGTTCGCCATAGAAGTATCCTGAGTTTAATTGGTTACTGTTGCATTGGTGATTCGGTCTACTTGATCTGTGATTGTCCACAAGGTTCACTTGAAGCTTGCTTGTTGT GTGACCAGGCAGCAACAAAGCTTTTGTGGAAAACCCGGTGGGATATCGCTCTAGAGATCGGTACAGCCATTGAGTACCTCCATGAGGAGTTCGTAGATGGCTCAATTGTAAATCTATCCATTTGTTCATCTCACGTTGGACTTGGTGGTAGCTCGTGTGGCATG CTATGTATCTATGAACCAACAATAAAGCAGTTGAAGCTTGATGATGATCCTATGAA AAGCTCGGATATCGACAAAAATGAATACCTTAGAGCCGATATAAAAGATTACGGGGTTCTCTTGTTAGAGCTCATATCAGGACAGAGTAGGCGACTGTTCGAGAAAGATGGTCAAAGCCTCGTTGATTGG GCATTACCGCTTCTGGAGAAGAATTTATTAAGCCAGTTGTTCGATCCAAGGTTAACCGAGCCGAGTGATTCTCAAGTGGCTCATATGGCTCGAGCCGCATTGGCATGTCTAAAGAACGGCTCGAGCCCATATCTTAATATCAGTAAG GTGTTGGCAATTGTACGGGGCGATCAATAA